In Arthrobacter sp. PAMC25284, a single genomic region encodes these proteins:
- the topA gene encoding type I DNA topoisomerase, giving the protein MPSKAKTGKKLVIVESPAKSKTIAKYLGEGFIVEASIGHIRDLPQPSELPAELKKTPLGKFAVDIENDFKPYYVVSPDKKKKVAELKAQLKDADALYLATDGDREGEAIAWHLLEVLKPKVPVYRMTFGEITKEAIHRAMDQLRDVDQDLVDAQETRRVLDRLYGYEISPVLWRKVARGLSAGRVQSVVTRMVVDRERERMAFKSASYWDLTGQFGAGTASFKAKLAAVDGAKVASGRDFNDDGVLTSRNAVHLNEDLATSLAAGLQAADFRVRSVDTKPYTRRPAAPFTTSTLQQEAGRKLRFSSKSTMQVAQRLYENGYITYMRTDSSALSDEAVTAARRQASELYGPEYIPQSPRVYTSKAANAQEAHEAVRPAGDSFRTPAQVAKLLSGDEFRLYELIWKRTVASQMGDAKGSTATIRLGAVTVGAPGESRDAEFSASGTVITFPGFLAAYEEGKDESRGDDDSDEARRLPNVAKDDALTASEIVAIGHDTSPPPRFTEASLTAELEKKGIGRPSTYASTISTIQDRGYVRKQGSALVPSWIAFSVIRLLEQHFKDYVDYEFTADMEADLDKIANGQAAGPAWLKHFYFGEDSDPGLLSIVNNLGEIDAREINSVPITEGITLRVGKFGPYLESSIPTVDPKTGEVVEAARANVPEDLAPDELTAAKAIELMETAAPEERALGADPHTGHAVVAKNGRYGAYVTEVIPEPTAEQLANAPVEYYKNGKPKPPKKPVKAKPRTGSLFASMSVDTVTLDEALQLMSLPRVLGQDVEGNPITVQNGRFGPYLKKGTDSRSIGSEEEIFTITLEQALEIYSQPKQRGARAAVPPLAEFGPDPVSEKNIVVKEGRFGPYITDGVTNITVPRSTSLEELTREQAIELLAEKRAKGPVKRTTTARKAPTKKKAVAKK; this is encoded by the coding sequence GTGCCAAGTAAGGCCAAAACCGGCAAGAAACTCGTGATTGTGGAGTCTCCCGCCAAGAGCAAGACCATCGCCAAGTACCTGGGCGAGGGCTTTATCGTTGAGGCCTCGATCGGGCACATCCGCGATCTTCCACAGCCTTCCGAGCTCCCCGCGGAACTGAAGAAGACCCCGCTGGGCAAGTTTGCCGTCGACATCGAGAACGACTTCAAGCCCTATTACGTGGTGTCCCCGGACAAGAAGAAAAAGGTCGCCGAGCTCAAGGCACAGCTCAAGGACGCCGACGCCCTCTATCTCGCAACCGATGGGGACCGCGAGGGCGAGGCCATCGCGTGGCACCTGCTGGAAGTGCTCAAGCCCAAAGTGCCCGTCTACCGGATGACGTTCGGCGAAATTACCAAGGAAGCCATCCACCGCGCCATGGACCAGCTCCGCGACGTGGACCAGGACCTCGTCGACGCGCAGGAAACCCGCCGCGTGCTGGACCGTCTCTACGGCTACGAAATCTCCCCGGTGCTCTGGCGCAAGGTGGCCCGAGGCCTGTCTGCCGGACGCGTGCAGTCGGTCGTCACCCGAATGGTGGTGGACCGGGAACGCGAGCGCATGGCCTTCAAATCCGCCTCCTACTGGGACCTCACCGGCCAGTTCGGCGCCGGAACGGCGTCGTTCAAGGCAAAGCTGGCGGCCGTCGACGGCGCCAAGGTCGCCAGCGGCCGTGACTTCAACGACGACGGCGTCCTGACCAGCCGTAACGCCGTCCACCTCAACGAGGACCTCGCCACCTCCCTGGCGGCAGGGCTGCAGGCCGCTGACTTCCGTGTCCGTTCCGTGGATACCAAGCCCTATACCCGCCGCCCGGCGGCTCCGTTCACCACCTCCACGCTGCAGCAGGAGGCAGGCCGCAAGCTGCGCTTCTCCTCCAAAAGCACGATGCAGGTGGCCCAGCGGCTTTACGAAAACGGCTACATCACCTATATGCGTACGGATTCCTCCGCGCTGAGCGACGAGGCTGTTACGGCAGCCCGGCGACAGGCCTCGGAACTGTACGGCCCGGAATACATTCCGCAGTCCCCGCGGGTTTACACCAGCAAGGCCGCCAACGCGCAGGAAGCCCACGAGGCCGTCCGCCCCGCCGGCGACTCGTTCCGCACGCCGGCCCAGGTTGCCAAGCTGCTCTCCGGCGACGAATTTCGGCTCTACGAACTCATCTGGAAGCGGACCGTCGCTTCGCAGATGGGTGACGCCAAGGGCTCCACCGCCACCATCCGGCTCGGTGCCGTAACTGTTGGTGCCCCGGGCGAGAGCCGCGACGCCGAATTCTCCGCGTCCGGAACCGTCATCACCTTCCCCGGCTTCCTGGCGGCGTACGAAGAGGGCAAGGACGAAAGCCGCGGTGACGACGATTCGGACGAGGCACGCCGGCTCCCGAATGTTGCCAAGGACGACGCCCTGACGGCGTCGGAGATCGTTGCGATCGGTCACGACACGTCCCCGCCGCCGCGCTTCACCGAAGCGTCGCTCACGGCTGAACTGGAAAAGAAGGGCATCGGCCGTCCGTCGACCTATGCCTCGACCATTTCGACGATCCAGGACCGCGGCTACGTCCGCAAGCAGGGCTCCGCCCTGGTGCCCAGCTGGATCGCGTTCTCCGTTATCAGGCTCCTGGAACAGCACTTCAAGGACTATGTGGACTACGAGTTCACGGCCGACATGGAAGCGGACCTGGACAAGATTGCAAATGGCCAGGCGGCCGGCCCGGCCTGGCTGAAGCACTTCTACTTCGGTGAGGACAGCGACCCCGGTCTGCTGAGCATCGTCAACAACCTTGGCGAGATCGACGCCCGCGAGATCAACTCCGTGCCCATCACGGAGGGGATCACCCTGCGTGTGGGCAAGTTCGGCCCGTACCTGGAAAGCTCCATCCCCACGGTGGATCCCAAGACCGGCGAGGTCGTCGAAGCCGCCCGCGCCAACGTCCCCGAGGATCTGGCGCCGGATGAGCTCACGGCCGCCAAAGCGATCGAGTTGATGGAGACCGCGGCCCCCGAAGAGCGTGCCCTCGGCGCGGATCCGCACACCGGACACGCCGTGGTGGCAAAGAACGGCCGCTACGGCGCCTACGTCACCGAGGTCATCCCGGAACCTACGGCCGAGCAGTTGGCCAACGCCCCGGTGGAGTATTACAAAAACGGCAAGCCCAAACCGCCGAAGAAGCCCGTGAAGGCCAAACCGCGCACCGGATCGCTCTTTGCCTCCATGAGCGTGGACACGGTCACGCTGGACGAGGCCCTGCAGCTCATGAGCCTGCCCCGGGTCCTCGGCCAGGACGTCGAAGGCAACCCGATCACGGTCCAGAACGGCCGGTTTGGCCCATACCTGAAAAAGGGTACTGACTCAAGGTCGATCGGCTCCGAGGAGGAAATCTTCACCATCACGCTTGAGCAGGCGCTGGAGATCTACTCGCAGCCCAAGCAGCGGGGCGCCCGCGCAGCCGTGCCGCCGCTGGCGGAGTTCGGCCCGGACCCGGTGTCGGAGAAGAACATCGTGGTGAAGGAAGGCCGCTTCGGCCCGTACATCACCGACGGCGTCACGAACATCACCGTGCCGCGCAGCACCTCGCTGGAGGAGCTCACCAGGGAACAAGCGATCGAACTGCTCGCCGAGAAGCGCGCCAAGGGCCCGGTCAAGCGCACGACCACGGCCCGCAAGGCCCCCACGAAGAAAAAGGCAGTAGCCAAGAAGTAG
- a CDS encoding Ppx/GppA phosphatase family protein: protein MRLGVLDIGSNTVHLLLVDAHPGARPVPFASHKRPLSLVQFLDKAGNINDAGQHELTEFVLEAWEFAARHKADDLLAFCTSAIREATNGPDVLARVEHETTVALRELTGREEASMTFFAVRRWYGWGAGPILDLDIGGGSFEMALGQDELPELALSVPLGASRLTRDWLPEDPPSARSVKELRRYIRATLKPAVRSFGELGRANLVAGTSKTFRSLARIAGAAPSGAGPYVKRELFTSDLGLWAQRISAMSNEDRLHLPGVSEARAPQLLAGALVAEAALEMFEFPSMEICPWALREGLILRRLDQLVFEGPADPAGHIGPAAPRELERPGDADSLTE, encoded by the coding sequence ATGCGACTAGGCGTCCTCGACATTGGCTCGAACACTGTTCACCTGCTCCTCGTGGATGCCCATCCCGGCGCCCGTCCGGTGCCATTTGCTTCGCACAAGCGGCCGCTGTCGCTCGTGCAGTTCCTGGACAAGGCCGGCAACATCAATGACGCCGGCCAGCATGAGCTGACCGAGTTCGTCCTGGAGGCGTGGGAGTTTGCTGCCCGGCACAAGGCTGACGACCTCCTGGCCTTTTGCACGTCGGCCATCCGTGAGGCCACAAACGGCCCGGACGTGCTGGCACGGGTCGAGCATGAGACCACCGTCGCCCTCCGCGAGCTCACGGGCCGGGAAGAAGCGTCAATGACGTTCTTTGCGGTCCGGCGCTGGTACGGCTGGGGTGCGGGGCCGATCCTTGACCTGGACATTGGCGGCGGATCGTTCGAGATGGCGTTGGGGCAAGACGAACTCCCCGAGCTGGCGCTCTCCGTTCCGCTGGGCGCGAGCCGGCTGACCCGCGACTGGCTGCCGGAAGACCCGCCGTCGGCCAGGAGTGTGAAGGAACTGCGACGCTACATCCGCGCCACGCTCAAGCCCGCTGTCCGCAGCTTCGGCGAGCTTGGCCGGGCCAACCTCGTGGCAGGAACCTCTAAAACGTTCCGATCCCTGGCCCGGATCGCGGGGGCAGCACCCAGCGGCGCCGGCCCGTACGTCAAGCGCGAGCTGTTCACTTCGGACCTGGGGCTGTGGGCGCAGCGCATCTCGGCGATGAGCAATGAAGACCGTCTGCATCTGCCGGGGGTATCGGAGGCCCGCGCCCCGCAACTGCTGGCCGGTGCCCTGGTGGCGGAAGCCGCCCTGGAAATGTTCGAGTTTCCGAGCATGGAAATCTGCCCGTGGGCGTTGCGCGAAGGGCTCATCCTGCGCCGTCTCGACCAACTTGTTTTTGAGGGGCCCGCCGATCCTGCCGGCCATATCGGTCCGGCCGCGCCACGGGAGCTCGAGCGGCCGGGCGACGCAGACTCTTTAACGGAGTAG
- a CDS encoding Rv3654c family TadE-like protein, protein MLDIAHSCQRRHRECGAGTVLGLGIGIVVIMATMSLLLLSQAAVAASRAAAAADLAALAAADAARGITAGEPCAVARDVAARNNARLTSCLKGAGETVQVGTEVTTVPLLGPARGLARAGPPPALDGGPAPARDGGPAP, encoded by the coding sequence GTGCTGGACATCGCGCACAGCTGCCAGAGACGGCATCGGGAGTGCGGTGCCGGGACAGTCCTGGGGCTGGGGATTGGGATCGTCGTGATCATGGCCACGATGTCGCTCCTGCTGCTGTCACAGGCGGCGGTTGCCGCGTCCCGGGCCGCTGCGGCCGCCGACCTAGCGGCGCTCGCAGCGGCGGATGCTGCCCGGGGAATCACTGCCGGCGAGCCGTGCGCCGTCGCGAGGGACGTGGCGGCCAGGAACAACGCAAGGCTCACCAGCTGTCTCAAGGGTGCGGGGGAGACGGTCCAAGTCGGGACTGAGGTGACGACTGTTCCCCTGCTTGGTCCGGCCCGCGGTCTTGCCCGGGCCGGACCGCCGCCGGCACTGGACGGGGGTCCGGCGCCGGCACGGGACGGGGGTCCGGCGCCGTGA
- a CDS encoding TrkA family potassium uptake protein produces MASSSGASHRPAHNAPVLVIGLGRFGASTAEQLVKQGREVLAIERDRNLVQKWSGVLTHVVEADATNMDALRQLGAQEFSSAVVGVGTSIESSVLITVNLVDLGIEHLWVKAITPSHGKILTRIGANHVIYPEADAGVRAAHLVSGRMLDFIEFDDDFAIVKMYPPRETVGFTLDESKVRSKYGVTIVGVKSPGEDFTYARPETKVSSRDMLIVSGHVDLLERFAARP; encoded by the coding sequence TTGGCTAGTTCATCAGGCGCCTCCCACCGCCCCGCACACAACGCACCCGTCCTGGTGATCGGGCTGGGCCGTTTCGGTGCCTCCACCGCTGAACAGCTGGTCAAGCAGGGCCGTGAAGTGCTCGCGATTGAGCGTGACAGGAACCTCGTGCAGAAGTGGTCGGGGGTCCTGACCCACGTCGTCGAGGCCGACGCCACCAACATGGACGCCCTCCGCCAGCTCGGCGCCCAGGAGTTCAGCTCCGCCGTCGTCGGCGTCGGTACCTCCATTGAATCCTCGGTACTGATCACGGTAAACCTCGTGGACCTCGGGATAGAGCACCTCTGGGTCAAGGCCATCACGCCGTCGCACGGCAAGATCCTGACCCGGATCGGCGCCAACCACGTGATCTATCCGGAAGCAGACGCCGGTGTCCGGGCCGCGCACCTCGTGTCCGGCCGGATGCTGGACTTCATCGAATTCGACGACGACTTCGCCATCGTCAAAATGTATCCGCCGCGCGAAACCGTGGGCTTCACCTTGGACGAGTCCAAGGTGCGCTCCAAGTACGGTGTCACGATTGTGGGGGTGAAGTCCCCCGGCGAAGACTTCACCTATGCCCGGCCCGAAACCAAAGTCTCCTCACGGGACATGCTCATTGTTTCGGGACACGTGGATCTGCTGGAACGGTTCGCCGCGCGTCCCTAG
- a CDS encoding methyltransferase, translated as MTSPAQTPTPQFTAGNTPDAPRSDLAGLLTELAAGLLGIGYTVDGVAELLGEAAHSALSRDQLIPALIATGPAIQADPATAALAAVVRLWLLAEPQPAAALDAALPGVGAGGLQELGLVEDSTDGLLQAKVDLRPYGWDPIYSEDGDSSGGADLWVASDLAAHQRPGVLRHDHVLGIGQASTTLVQVTARRHAARALDLGTGCGIQTFHLLHHCDHVTATDISARALAFTRFNLLLNAAALHLDPADLESRVSLRLGSLLEPVAGEEFDLVVSNPPFVITPRNPGEAAAQQFTYRDGGLPGDEIVASLVQALPSVLAPAGTAQLLGNWEITAGTSWTTRPQSWAGPDADVWFIQREQVGPEQYAETWLQDASESRDRQLYQDSYAAYLNDFASRNVTGIGFGMIWLRRPAGGTVPVMSRFEEITYPIEQPVGPHLGASVERTDWVASHDLAASHLVVADDVTEERHQRPGAEHPGVILLRQGAGLRRTNLLSTELAGLVSACDGDLAVGQIIGALEALLGGYDGFDAGSFREGLLADVANLVRDGFLIPA; from the coding sequence GTGACTTCCCCCGCGCAGACCCCCACCCCGCAATTCACCGCCGGCAACACCCCGGATGCCCCCCGGAGCGACCTCGCCGGGCTGCTCACGGAACTGGCGGCCGGATTGCTCGGCATCGGCTACACCGTGGACGGCGTCGCGGAATTGCTCGGCGAGGCCGCGCACTCGGCGCTCAGCCGGGACCAGCTCATCCCGGCCCTGATCGCGACGGGGCCAGCCATCCAGGCCGACCCGGCAACTGCCGCGCTCGCCGCCGTCGTTCGCCTGTGGCTGCTCGCTGAGCCGCAACCGGCGGCCGCACTCGACGCAGCCCTGCCCGGCGTCGGCGCCGGGGGTCTGCAGGAACTGGGCCTCGTTGAGGATTCCACCGATGGATTGCTGCAGGCAAAGGTGGACCTGCGTCCTTACGGCTGGGACCCCATCTACAGCGAAGACGGAGACAGCAGTGGCGGGGCGGATCTGTGGGTCGCAAGCGATCTCGCGGCCCACCAGCGTCCGGGCGTCCTCCGGCACGACCATGTGCTGGGTATCGGACAGGCGTCCACCACGCTGGTGCAGGTCACGGCCCGCCGGCATGCAGCCCGCGCCCTGGACCTCGGAACCGGTTGCGGCATCCAGACCTTTCACCTCCTGCACCATTGCGACCATGTGACGGCGACCGATATTTCGGCACGGGCACTGGCCTTCACCCGCTTCAACCTGTTGCTCAATGCCGCAGCGCTGCACCTGGACCCGGCCGATCTGGAGAGCCGGGTCAGCCTCCGGCTCGGATCCCTGCTGGAACCCGTCGCGGGGGAGGAATTCGACCTCGTCGTCTCGAATCCGCCGTTTGTGATCACGCCCCGTAACCCGGGCGAAGCGGCCGCGCAGCAGTTCACCTACCGCGACGGCGGGTTGCCGGGGGACGAAATCGTCGCGTCCCTCGTCCAGGCCCTGCCCTCGGTCCTCGCCCCTGCCGGAACCGCCCAGCTGCTGGGCAACTGGGAGATTACGGCGGGAACATCCTGGACCACACGGCCGCAAAGCTGGGCCGGTCCGGACGCCGATGTCTGGTTCATCCAGCGTGAACAGGTGGGCCCGGAACAATACGCCGAAACCTGGCTGCAGGATGCCTCCGAGTCCCGCGACCGCCAGCTCTACCAGGACTCCTATGCGGCGTATCTGAACGATTTTGCCTCCCGGAACGTAACGGGAATCGGTTTTGGAATGATCTGGCTGCGCCGGCCGGCTGGCGGCACCGTACCCGTGATGTCCCGTTTTGAGGAGATCACCTACCCGATCGAGCAGCCCGTCGGTCCGCACCTGGGGGCCTCCGTCGAACGGACCGACTGGGTTGCCTCCCACGATCTGGCTGCATCCCACCTGGTCGTTGCAGACGACGTGACCGAGGAACGGCACCAGCGTCCCGGTGCCGAACACCCGGGGGTCATCCTGCTTCGTCAGGGCGCCGGTCTGCGCCGCACCAATCTGCTCAGCACCGAACTGGCCGGGCTGGTCTCGGCGTGCGACGGCGACCTCGCCGTCGGGCAGATCATCGGCGCCCTTGAGGCGCTGCTGGGCGGCTATGACGGCTTCGACGCCGGGTCGTTCCGCGAGGGTCTGCTCGCTGACGTGGCCAACCTGGTCCGCGACGGCTTCCTGATCCCTGCCTAG
- a CDS encoding rhodanese-related sulfurtransferase produces MALNRIVLFYGFTPLPDPDAVRLWQRALCEKLGLTGRIIISKDGINATVGGELQAIKQYVKTTRQYKGFHGIDVKFSDGGAADFPRLSVKVRDEIVSFGAPGELRVDDGGVVGGGTHLTPEELHRLVEAKKQAGDDVVFFDGRNGFEAQIGKFKDAVVPDVATTHDFIKELDSGKYDSLKDKPVVTYCTGGIRCEVLSSLMVNRGFKEVYQLDGGIVRYGEAFKDQGLWEGSLYVFDKRMHLEFSDDAKTIGTCTRCAAPTSKFENCSNPSCRVLTLYCAECAASPETLRCPEGCAA; encoded by the coding sequence GTGGCTTTAAACAGGATCGTTCTCTTTTATGGTTTTACCCCGCTCCCCGACCCGGACGCCGTCCGACTCTGGCAGCGCGCCCTCTGCGAAAAGCTCGGGCTGACCGGCCGCATCATCATTTCCAAGGACGGCATCAATGCGACCGTCGGTGGGGAGCTCCAGGCCATTAAGCAGTATGTAAAGACCACGCGCCAGTACAAGGGCTTCCACGGCATCGACGTGAAATTCTCTGATGGCGGCGCGGCGGACTTTCCCCGGCTGAGCGTGAAGGTCCGGGATGAGATTGTGTCCTTCGGCGCTCCCGGCGAGCTGAGGGTCGACGACGGCGGTGTCGTTGGCGGCGGCACGCACCTCACCCCCGAAGAACTCCATCGGCTGGTGGAGGCCAAAAAGCAGGCCGGGGACGACGTGGTTTTTTTCGACGGACGTAACGGATTCGAGGCCCAGATCGGCAAGTTCAAGGACGCCGTCGTCCCTGATGTCGCCACGACACACGATTTCATCAAGGAACTTGACTCCGGCAAGTACGACTCGCTTAAGGACAAGCCGGTTGTCACCTACTGCACCGGCGGGATCCGTTGCGAGGTGCTCTCAAGCCTGATGGTGAACCGCGGTTTCAAAGAGGTCTACCAGCTCGACGGCGGCATCGTCCGCTACGGCGAGGCCTTCAAGGATCAGGGCCTCTGGGAGGGATCCCTCTACGTCTTCGACAAGCGGATGCACCTTGAATTCAGCGACGACGCCAAGACCATCGGCACCTGTACCCGGTGTGCGGCGCCGACGAGCAAGTTCGAGAATTGTTCCAACCCGAGCTGCCGGGTCCTAACGCTGTATTGCGCGGAATGTGCCGCCAGCCCGGAGACCCTGCGCTGCCCCGAGGGCTGCGCCGCCTGA
- a CDS encoding GNAT family N-acetyltransferase, with translation MSLEAMVEDTTHLLEIWVAGWAGCRGYETRREGRFPAALRADTTHEWEYFAHDPSDSEFAELAGKTAEVPARILTILSNDVYRYTDLAQKHGLNVTSATQTMMIVDMETQDAEDPWLSDDDLTLETSTVYGVHHAIVYAGDEVAASGRVFVVGPTAIFDKIVTEPNFQRRGLGSFIMKALAAQAFEHDVDSGLLLASLDGQQLYSHLGWRTVCQVLMLSASEEGSDLSVG, from the coding sequence ATGAGTCTTGAGGCGATGGTTGAAGACACCACTCATCTGCTGGAAATCTGGGTTGCCGGTTGGGCCGGCTGCCGGGGTTACGAGACACGCCGCGAGGGACGTTTCCCGGCGGCACTGAGGGCGGACACCACCCACGAGTGGGAATATTTCGCCCACGACCCCTCCGACTCCGAATTCGCGGAACTGGCCGGAAAAACGGCGGAGGTGCCCGCCAGAATCCTGACGATCCTCTCCAACGATGTCTACCGTTACACGGATCTCGCCCAGAAACACGGACTCAACGTCACGTCCGCCACCCAGACGATGATGATCGTGGACATGGAAACCCAGGATGCCGAAGACCCGTGGCTTTCGGACGACGACCTGACGCTGGAGACGTCCACGGTGTATGGGGTGCACCACGCCATCGTGTACGCAGGCGACGAGGTCGCCGCCAGCGGACGGGTGTTCGTGGTGGGCCCCACGGCCATTTTCGACAAGATCGTCACGGAACCGAATTTTCAGCGACGGGGTTTGGGAAGCTTCATCATGAAGGCCCTGGCTGCCCAGGCCTTCGAACACGACGTCGACTCCGGCCTGCTGCTGGCCTCGCTGGACGGCCAGCAGCTGTATTCGCATCTCGGCTGGCGCACTGTGTGCCAGGTGCTGATGCTCTCCGCTTCGGAGGAAGGGTCCGACCTGTCCGTGGGATAG
- a CDS encoding helix-turn-helix transcriptional regulator, with protein MQNDRAPPEPESPDPLVTADAKRRPRPEHKVEITDPLAIRALAHAARLEVISELYSTQVSRTATELAAQTGLTPSAMSYHLRALKKWGIVLPADTTGDARERRWKAAGTEVSINSGGGVAGPEFAVLDLELDAFRRRVNAYASARDGRRRRGEPADTSAVVLASNVLYLTQSQRTELSGRLFDLLKDYEPKDPDRVPEDAQRTATLWSMIPDDRGPAASESAVGRS; from the coding sequence ATGCAGAACGACCGGGCCCCGCCGGAGCCGGAGTCCCCGGACCCGCTGGTGACCGCGGACGCCAAACGCCGGCCGCGCCCGGAGCACAAAGTTGAAATCACCGACCCGTTGGCCATCCGGGCGCTGGCCCACGCCGCACGGCTCGAAGTCATTTCCGAGCTGTATTCAACACAAGTGAGCCGGACAGCCACCGAACTCGCCGCCCAGACGGGCCTAACGCCCAGCGCCATGAGCTACCATCTCCGGGCCCTCAAAAAATGGGGCATCGTCCTGCCGGCCGATACCACCGGTGATGCCCGGGAACGCCGCTGGAAAGCCGCCGGCACGGAAGTCAGCATTAATTCGGGCGGGGGAGTGGCCGGTCCAGAATTCGCCGTCCTCGACCTGGAACTGGATGCATTCCGCCGCCGCGTCAACGCCTACGCCTCAGCTCGTGACGGGCGGCGCCGCCGGGGCGAGCCGGCCGACACCTCCGCAGTCGTCCTGGCCAGCAACGTGCTCTACTTAACGCAGTCCCAGCGGACCGAGCTCTCCGGGCGGCTCTTTGACCTGCTGAAAGACTATGAGCCGAAGGACCCGGATCGCGTCCCCGAGGACGCGCAGCGGACCGCGACCCTGTGGTCGATGATTCCGGATGACCGGGGACCGGCCGCCAGCGAATCCGCCGTCGGCCGTTCCTGA
- the proC gene encoding pyrroline-5-carboxylate reductase: MSNRIAFLGCGSMNEAILGGLIDGGTNPADIVATVRRAERATELAERHHGITAIAGEEEPDNNRQAVVGSGVVILGVKPVGIAALAREISGSLAPATIVISVAAAVSIEQLEAALPAGQPVIRTMPNTPAKLGRGVVSVSPGTNCSAAQLQQAKAVLSAVGTVVEIQEGQVDALSAISGSGPAYAFYLAESMAAAGVELGLDPELALLLARETVAGAGYMLAEPGADPAGLRRAVTSPSGTTERAIATFDERGLPAIIAAGARAAAVRAAEITRQLA; this comes from the coding sequence ATGAGCAACCGAATCGCATTTCTGGGCTGTGGATCCATGAACGAGGCAATCCTTGGCGGGCTGATCGACGGCGGCACCAATCCCGCCGACATCGTCGCCACTGTGCGCCGCGCTGAGCGGGCAACAGAGTTGGCTGAACGGCACCACGGAATAACTGCCATCGCCGGCGAGGAAGAGCCGGATAACAACAGGCAGGCGGTCGTGGGCTCGGGCGTTGTGATCCTGGGGGTCAAGCCTGTGGGCATCGCAGCCCTGGCCAGGGAGATCAGCGGGTCGCTCGCGCCGGCGACGATTGTCATCAGCGTCGCGGCGGCGGTCTCGATCGAGCAGCTTGAAGCGGCGCTGCCGGCCGGACAGCCGGTAATCCGGACCATGCCAAATACCCCGGCGAAGTTGGGCCGGGGCGTTGTCTCGGTGTCGCCGGGAACGAACTGCTCTGCCGCGCAACTGCAGCAAGCCAAGGCCGTCCTGTCCGCCGTCGGAACTGTTGTGGAGATCCAGGAGGGGCAGGTGGATGCCCTGTCCGCGATCAGCGGCTCCGGCCCGGCGTACGCGTTCTACCTGGCTGAGTCGATGGCCGCGGCCGGTGTCGAGCTGGGCCTGGACCCGGAGCTGGCGCTGCTGCTGGCCCGTGAAACGGTGGCGGGGGCCGGCTACATGCTGGCTGAGCCGGGCGCCGATCCGGCCGGGCTGCGCCGGGCCGTGACAAGCCCCAGCGGGACCACTGAACGCGCGATCGCCACGTTTGACGAGCGGGGGCTGCCGGCCATCATCGCAGCCGGAGCCCGGGCAGCCGCCGTCCGGGCAGCGGAAATCACCCGCCAGCTGGCCTGA